CAGCGCAACCAATACAGGTAGATACAGGGGGGCACAAATTGCCCACCAGGACCAGGACGCAACCGGACTAGACGGGCTAAAGTGCAGCAGCACCAGTTTGCCGAAACAACCTAGTTGAACCGTCAGGACGGCCCACGGGATCAGTCGATACCTAGACATGAGAAGAAAGCAGGTTTGACAAGTTAAGGGCGTTGATCAGCTTGCGTTCGACCCCTTCCAGTTTGAAGCAGAGGCCATTCAAGCTAGGCTCCTGCACCCGGTTCCAGTTGATCGACTTGCGGCAATAGGTCAGGAATTTTTGTTCTTCTTCCAGGTCACGCAGCAGCTTGTGAAAGGACCAGAAAAACCAGATCCGGCCGTACCAGGGCAAGGTGATAATATCCTGATAGTTGTACAGGTTGTCGAGCCGTTTTTCCAGGGCTTGGCTGTAGGCCGTGGCGCGTTCGTCCTGGGTCAGATTGCCCATTTCGTCGAGCGCGTAAACAGTAAGGGGGGATAACATCGCAGGTAAAGGTTACAGGGGAATAGTATTAGTTTTGTTTGTTTTTAGACGAAAAGAAGAGCGGCCACATAGTAACCATGTCACTAACAGTCCCGGCAACCATAGCCATCATAATGGCAATTATCACCGCATCGGCCGTCGAACTATTCCACCACCGGGCATTGCAAAAAATCAAAACCAACAGCAAGGGGCCAACCCAGGACGCAAAAAACCTAAGCGCCTTAAGACTGAGCATCCATAAGCGATTATTCATCCTTGCCCTTTCCTCGGTTGTCTCGCTGTTCGCGCGGTCGGGTGTACTGTTCTGGCTGGACATGTTCAAATTGGTGCTATTACTGACGTTAGTGATTCTGCCGATCATTCAACTGGTGCATCTTAGCTTCCAGGCCATCAAAGAGGCTGAAAACGAAACCAATCAGGATAGACAAGGCTATAAGAATGGTATAGGGTATGACCAGGACAATCACTAGACAATCACGAAGCCAGTTTTTCACAAGTACAGGTTACGCGGTTTTAACTCGTTTACGGTTAATCTTGCCAGGCTCACGACTCGCAAGAGGTTGTACCTTAACTTCAAAATTCTTGTAGAACTCAAACCACTGCTCGAAGTCCATTAGGAATTTGTCAGCCCACCACTCTGCTTGAGTGAGAAGCCCATTATTAATAAGGACATCCCGCAGATCCCGATGCATTTTATGAAGCTCGAAGCCCTCATAAATGGCAGTCTTTAAAAAGCGTTGCTCAACACCGTGGAGCTTCAGCTCATCATACACTTTCTGCTTGACCCAAGGATCGAGTTTACCTAATTCACTATAACGGTGCCAAAGCGCATTACGCTCCCGCACAGACTGTGTATTAGTGGTTAACTCAGACATTGCTTGATCAGACACAAGTAAAATTGGATTAGGTAGGTATGCTTGACGAAAA
This window of the Spirosoma aerolatum genome carries:
- a CDS encoding alpha/beta hydrolase family protein; the protein is MSDQAMSELTTNTQSVRERNALWHRYSELGKLDPWVKQKVYDELKLHGVEQRFLKTAIYEGFELHKMHRDLRDVLINNGLLTQAEWWADKFLMDFEQWFEFYKNFEVKVQPLASREPGKINRKRVKTA